A genomic region of Mesobacillus jeotgali contains the following coding sequences:
- a CDS encoding lipoate--protein ligase family protein: protein MNKEVWGFIDSGNCSPSFNMALDEALLDWHGAGKIPPVVRFYGWNPATLSVGYFQRIEREIDMEAVKQHGLGFVRRPTGGRGVLHEHELTYSVIVTEEHPEMPKTVTEAYRVISEGILQGFQKLGLEAYFAVPKTSSEKEALKNPRSAVCFDAPSWYELVVEGRKVAGSAQTRQKGVILQHGSILLDLDEDKLFSLFKYPNDRVKERMQKAFKTKAVAINEISNRNINLEEAKKAFKEGFEDGLGIILEPYTLSDDELEYVNTLAKNKYESNEWNFKR, encoded by the coding sequence ATGAATAAAGAGGTATGGGGATTTATTGACTCAGGAAACTGTTCACCTTCTTTTAACATGGCACTGGATGAGGCCTTGCTTGATTGGCATGGTGCAGGAAAAATTCCTCCAGTGGTTCGTTTTTATGGTTGGAACCCGGCAACTCTTTCAGTGGGTTATTTCCAAAGGATTGAAAGAGAAATTGATATGGAGGCTGTGAAGCAGCACGGTCTTGGTTTTGTAAGAAGACCTACTGGCGGCAGAGGCGTTCTGCATGAACATGAACTTACATACAGCGTAATCGTAACTGAAGAACATCCAGAAATGCCAAAAACAGTAACAGAAGCATACCGGGTGATATCCGAAGGTATTTTACAAGGGTTCCAGAAGTTAGGACTGGAAGCTTACTTTGCTGTGCCGAAAACTTCTTCGGAGAAAGAAGCATTAAAAAATCCGCGGTCGGCAGTTTGTTTTGATGCTCCAAGCTGGTATGAGCTTGTCGTTGAGGGACGAAAAGTGGCAGGCAGCGCCCAGACCCGGCAAAAAGGGGTTATCTTACAGCATGGTTCTATTTTGCTTGATTTAGATGAGGATAAGCTTTTCAGTTTATTCAAGTATCCGAATGACCGTGTTAAGGAGAGAATGCAGAAGGCCTTTAAAACAAAAGCTGTTGCCATTAATGAGATCAGCAACCGCAACATTAATCTTGAAGAAGCGAAGAAAGCTTTCAAGGAAGGTTTTGAAGATGGCCTGGGAATTATTTTGGAGCCATACACTTTAAGTGACGATGAATTGGAGTATGTAAATACACTGGCCAAAAATAAGTACGAATCTAATGAGTGGAATTTTAAAAGATAA
- a CDS encoding rhodanese-like domain-containing protein, whose product MYFRQKKILKTLTEEEFIAGYRKAQLIDVREPNEFAGGHILGARNIPLTQLKTRLKEIRPDKPVYLYCQSGSRSGRAAQLLYKKGYKDLNHLQGGFKKWGGKVKAK is encoded by the coding sequence ATGTATTTCCGCCAGAAGAAAATCCTCAAGACCCTGACAGAGGAAGAATTTATTGCAGGTTATCGTAAAGCGCAGTTAATTGATGTCCGTGAACCGAATGAATTCGCTGGTGGACACATTTTGGGTGCCAGAAACATCCCGCTTACCCAGCTTAAGACACGCCTGAAGGAAATCAGACCGGACAAGCCAGTCTACCTTTACTGCCAAAGCGGATCCCGCAGCGGTCGTGCTGCACAGCTGCTTTACAAAAAAGGCTATAAGGACTTGAACCATTTACAAGGCGGCTTCAAAAAATGGGGCGGCAAAGTCAAAGCTAAATAA
- the gcvPB gene encoding aminomethyl-transferring glycine dehydrogenase subunit GcvPB has product MHKEDQPLIFELSTPGRVGYSLPEMDVPEADLSELLPEGFLREEEPELPEASELDIMRHYTALSKRNHGVDSGFYPLGSCTMKYNPKMNENVARFNGFAHLHPLQDESSVQGALELMYDLQEHLIEITGMDEVTLQPAAGAHGEWTGLMMIRAYHEANGDDKRTKVIVPDSAHGTNPASATVAGFETITVKSDENGLVDLEDLKKVVGEDTAALMLTNPNTLGLFEENILEMAEIVHSAGGKLYYDGANLNAVMSKARPGDMGFDVVHLNLHKTFTGPHGGGGPGSGPVGVKADLIPYLPKPIVTKQDGVYKFDYDRPQSIGRVKPFYGNFGINVRAYTYIRTMGPDGLKAVTEYAVLNANYMMRRLAEYYDLPFNRHCKHEFVLSGKRQKKLGVRTLDIAKRLLDFGYHPPTIYFPLNVEEAIMIEPTETESKETLDAFIDAMIQIAKEAEENPEIVQEAPHSTVVGRLDETTAARKPVLRFQKAE; this is encoded by the coding sequence ATGCATAAGGAAGATCAGCCACTCATTTTTGAATTAAGCACTCCAGGCCGTGTCGGCTACAGCCTTCCGGAAATGGATGTTCCAGAAGCAGATTTATCAGAGCTTTTGCCTGAAGGTTTCCTTCGTGAAGAGGAACCAGAACTTCCTGAGGCTTCCGAGCTTGATATCATGCGCCATTATACTGCACTATCCAAGCGCAACCACGGTGTAGATTCCGGATTCTATCCGCTTGGATCATGTACGATGAAATACAATCCGAAAATGAATGAAAATGTCGCGCGCTTCAACGGCTTTGCTCATTTGCATCCATTACAGGATGAAAGCTCTGTCCAGGGTGCTCTTGAATTGATGTATGACCTTCAGGAACACTTGATTGAAATCACTGGCATGGACGAGGTGACTCTTCAGCCAGCAGCAGGTGCACACGGCGAGTGGACGGGCTTGATGATGATCCGTGCTTATCATGAAGCAAATGGTGACGACAAGCGTACGAAGGTAATCGTTCCTGACTCTGCTCACGGAACAAACCCAGCATCCGCAACAGTAGCTGGTTTTGAAACAATCACTGTAAAATCAGATGAAAACGGTCTGGTTGATTTAGAAGACCTGAAGAAAGTTGTCGGTGAAGATACTGCGGCATTGATGCTGACTAACCCGAACACGCTTGGTCTATTCGAAGAAAATATCCTCGAAATGGCAGAAATCGTCCACAGCGCAGGCGGAAAGCTATACTATGATGGAGCAAACCTGAACGCTGTTATGTCCAAGGCACGCCCTGGCGACATGGGCTTCGATGTCGTTCACTTGAACCTTCATAAGACATTCACAGGACCACATGGTGGCGGTGGACCAGGTTCAGGCCCAGTCGGTGTAAAAGCAGACTTGATTCCTTACTTGCCTAAACCGATCGTAACTAAGCAGGATGGCGTTTATAAGTTCGATTACGACCGCCCGCAGTCTATCGGAAGGGTTAAGCCTTTCTACGGAAACTTTGGCATCAATGTCCGAGCTTATACGTATATCCGCACAATGGGTCCAGATGGCCTGAAAGCAGTTACGGAATATGCTGTGCTGAATGCGAACTATATGATGAGAAGACTTGCAGAGTATTATGATCTACCATTCAACAGGCATTGCAAGCACGAATTCGTCCTCAGCGGCAAACGCCAGAAGAAGCTTGGCGTCCGTACTTTGGATATCGCAAAACGCCTGCTTGACTTCGGCTACCATCCGCCTACTATCTACTTCCCATTGAATGTAGAAGAAGCGATCATGATTGAGCCGACAGAAACAGAGTCCAAGGAAACTCTTGATGCTTTCATCGACGCGATGATCCAGATCGCCAAAGAAGCAGAAGAGAATCCGGAAATCGTCCAGGAAGCTCCACACTCCACAGTGGTCGGCCGTCTGGATGAAACAACAGCTGCAAGGAAGCCGGTATTGCGTTTCCAGAAAGCTGAATAG
- the gcvPA gene encoding aminomethyl-transferring glycine dehydrogenase subunit GcvPA, with translation MKHRYLPLTESDKNAMLESIGVSSIDELFSDIPEKVRFAGEYNIKPAKSETALMKELTKLAAKNADLKMNTSFIGAGVYDHYIPVIVDHVLSRSEFYTAYTPYQPEISQGELQAIFEFQTMISELTGMEVANSSMYDGGTALAEAAMLSAGHTRRKKVLISSAVHPEYKDVVKSYAKGQYIDVVEVPHKDGVTDLEALKDMASEEVAAVIVQYPNFFGGIESMKEIEAIAHENKSLFVVSSNPLALGALTPPGKFGADIVTGDAQPFGIPTAFGGPHCGYFAVSGKLMRKVPGRLVGQTKDDQGRRGFVLTLQAREQHIRRDKATSNICSNQALNALAASVAMTALGKKGVREMAVANIQKAHYAKKTFKENGFEIAFEGPTFNEFVVKLNKPVKEVNQKLLEKGIIGGYDLGRDYSGLENHMLVAVTELRTKEEIDTFVKEMGDINA, from the coding sequence ATGAAGCATCGCTATTTACCGCTGACTGAAAGTGATAAAAACGCAATGTTGGAAAGCATCGGCGTTTCATCGATCGATGAATTGTTCAGCGATATTCCTGAAAAGGTCCGTTTTGCCGGAGAATATAACATCAAACCAGCCAAGTCTGAAACAGCTCTTATGAAAGAACTGACAAAGCTGGCTGCTAAAAATGCCGATTTGAAAATGAATACTTCCTTTATCGGTGCTGGTGTCTATGACCATTACATTCCAGTAATTGTTGACCATGTTCTTTCACGTTCAGAGTTTTACACTGCATATACACCTTATCAGCCAGAGATTTCACAGGGTGAACTTCAAGCAATCTTTGAATTCCAGACGATGATCAGTGAATTGACTGGCATGGAAGTAGCGAATTCATCCATGTATGACGGAGGAACGGCTCTTGCTGAAGCAGCAATGCTTAGTGCAGGGCATACAAGACGTAAGAAGGTCTTGATTTCAAGTGCTGTCCATCCTGAATACAAGGACGTAGTCAAATCATATGCAAAGGGCCAGTACATCGATGTTGTGGAAGTACCTCACAAGGATGGCGTTACTGACCTTGAAGCTCTGAAGGATATGGCAAGTGAAGAAGTAGCTGCTGTCATCGTTCAGTATCCAAACTTCTTCGGCGGCATTGAATCAATGAAGGAAATCGAAGCGATCGCACATGAAAATAAATCACTGTTCGTTGTATCAAGCAACCCGCTTGCACTTGGAGCATTGACTCCTCCAGGGAAGTTCGGTGCTGATATCGTAACTGGAGACGCCCAGCCTTTCGGTATCCCGACAGCATTCGGCGGCCCACACTGTGGATACTTCGCTGTTTCTGGAAAACTAATGAGAAAGGTTCCTGGCAGACTAGTAGGCCAGACAAAGGATGACCAGGGACGCCGAGGATTCGTATTGACGCTTCAGGCGAGAGAACAGCATATCCGCCGTGACAAAGCGACATCCAACATTTGTTCGAACCAGGCATTGAATGCACTTGCTGCCTCAGTAGCGATGACCGCTCTTGGCAAAAAAGGCGTTCGTGAAATGGCTGTGGCTAATATCCAAAAAGCTCATTATGCGAAGAAAACTTTCAAAGAGAATGGCTTCGAAATCGCATTTGAAGGACCTACTTTCAATGAGTTCGTCGTCAAGCTGAATAAGCCGGTAAAAGAAGTGAACCAAAAGCTTCTTGAAAAAGGCATTATCGGTGGGTACGACCTTGGCCGCGATTACTCAGGGCTTGAGAATCATATGCTTGTTGCGGTAACTGAACTAAGAACAAAAGAAGAAATTGATACGTTTGTAAAAGAAATGGGGGATATCAATGCATAA
- the gcvT gene encoding glycine cleavage system aminomethyltransferase GcvT translates to MTELKRTPLFEVYKEYGGKTVDFGGWELPVQFSSIKEEHEAVRTKAGLFDVSHMGEIEVKGPDSLNYLQKMMTNDVSKLKNGGAQYTAMCYETGGTVDDLLIYKLEDEHYLLVVNASNIEKDFDWLQDHLEGNVKIENMSEGMAQLALQGPLAEVVLQKLVKDHELSSIGFFKFSEEVDLNGKKALVSRTGYTGEDGFEIYCDSKDAVSLWNEILEAGKEEGVIPCGLGARDTLRFEANLALYGQELSSEISPLEAGIGFAVKLNKEADFIGKEALKQQKENGLPRKLVGIEMLDRGIPRHGYPVFKGDTQIGEVTTGTQSPTLKKNIGLALLDAKETELGNEVEVEIRGKRLKAAVSATPFYKRDKK, encoded by the coding sequence ATGACTGAATTAAAACGAACACCGCTATTTGAAGTGTACAAGGAATACGGTGGGAAGACGGTTGATTTTGGAGGCTGGGAGCTTCCGGTCCAATTTTCAAGCATCAAGGAAGAGCATGAAGCAGTTAGGACAAAAGCTGGTCTATTCGATGTTTCCCATATGGGAGAAATTGAGGTGAAAGGCCCCGATAGTCTGAACTATCTACAAAAGATGATGACGAATGATGTTTCAAAACTGAAGAACGGCGGAGCCCAATATACAGCAATGTGTTACGAAACCGGCGGCACTGTCGATGATTTGTTAATTTATAAACTCGAGGATGAGCATTATCTTCTTGTTGTGAATGCTTCCAATATCGAAAAAGATTTCGATTGGCTGCAGGATCATCTTGAAGGCAATGTGAAAATCGAGAACATGTCTGAAGGCATGGCACAGCTAGCGCTACAGGGACCACTTGCTGAGGTAGTCCTTCAAAAGCTTGTGAAAGATCATGAACTAAGCTCGATCGGATTCTTCAAGTTCAGTGAGGAAGTTGACCTGAACGGCAAGAAAGCGCTTGTATCACGCACAGGATACACAGGCGAGGATGGATTCGAAATTTACTGCGATTCAAAGGATGCTGTAAGCCTATGGAATGAAATCCTTGAAGCAGGCAAAGAAGAAGGAGTCATTCCATGCGGACTTGGTGCCAGGGATACACTCCGCTTTGAAGCGAACCTGGCTTTGTACGGACAAGAACTTTCATCTGAGATCAGTCCGCTTGAAGCTGGAATAGGCTTTGCTGTAAAGCTAAATAAGGAAGCTGATTTCATAGGAAAAGAAGCACTTAAACAGCAAAAAGAAAATGGTCTTCCTAGAAAGCTTGTCGGTATTGAAATGCTCGACAGGGGAATCCCGCGCCATGGTTATCCCGTTTTCAAAGGTGATACTCAGATTGGCGAAGTGACGACTGGCACGCAATCCCCTACGCTCAAGAAAAATATTGGGCTTGCATTGTTAGATGCAAAAGAAACTGAGTTAGGTAATGAAGTGGAAGTTGAAATTCGCGGAAAACGATTAAAAGCTGCTGTTTCAGCTACACCTTTTTATAAAAGAGATAAAAAGTAA
- a CDS encoding DEAD/DEAH box helicase, producing MTVQINFDSSWQDEMAERIENDGPWGNWELYKLAVEIEKHTIIPEFEGLQAPAHLPELTPLPHQLEVAKQVVENMNGKAILADEVGLGKTIEAGLILKEYMIRGLVKKVLILVPASLVSQWAMELNTKFHIPAIAQKKSYVWEQCDVVVSSIDTAKRAPHKDIINNLNYDLIIIDEAHKLKNNKTKNYEFVQNLKKRFCLLLTATPIQNRIEEIFNLVSLLKPGHLGSESVFYDKYKKDARSVNDDEHLRELVNKVMIRNRRSDTGIEWTKRHVETIPIHFSEEERALYDSVQSLRGSEAGLSSSQFSLMTLQREACSSREAVFYTLRNMLQRQENPSVGFQNTIAQLIKRVEAVTKNSKAEKALELIKQIDDKVIIFTEYRATQLYLQWFLKQHGITSVPFRGGFKRGKKDWMRELFQKNVQVLIATEAGGEGINLQFCSHIINFDLPWNPMRLEQRIGRIHRLGQEKDVKIYNFATKDTVEEHVLKLLYEKINLFEKVIGELDDILTKLEFGNIEDHLTDIFGKSNSEGEIRIKMENLTSMIQFAEEMKEGNQRAATGNP from the coding sequence ATGACCGTGCAAATTAACTTTGATTCTTCCTGGCAGGACGAGATGGCTGAAAGAATTGAGAATGACGGCCCATGGGGCAATTGGGAGCTTTACAAGCTTGCCGTAGAGATAGAAAAACATACCATCATACCGGAATTCGAGGGACTTCAGGCACCGGCGCATCTCCCTGAACTCACTCCTCTGCCGCATCAGCTGGAGGTAGCGAAGCAGGTCGTTGAGAATATGAACGGAAAAGCAATACTAGCTGATGAAGTTGGCCTTGGGAAAACAATCGAGGCTGGATTGATTTTAAAAGAATACATGATCAGAGGCCTGGTCAAAAAAGTGTTGATCCTTGTTCCTGCATCCCTTGTCTCACAGTGGGCCATGGAGCTGAATACAAAATTTCATATCCCCGCCATTGCCCAGAAGAAAAGTTACGTATGGGAGCAGTGTGATGTTGTCGTATCTTCAATCGACACGGCGAAACGGGCGCCTCACAAGGATATCATCAATAACTTAAATTATGACCTTATCATTATCGATGAAGCTCACAAGCTAAAAAATAACAAAACAAAAAACTATGAATTTGTCCAAAATCTCAAGAAGAGATTTTGTCTGCTGCTGACAGCTACACCGATACAAAATCGGATTGAAGAAATTTTCAATCTCGTTTCACTCTTAAAACCAGGACATCTGGGCAGTGAATCGGTATTCTATGACAAGTATAAGAAGGATGCCAGGTCTGTTAATGATGATGAACACCTTAGGGAACTGGTCAATAAAGTGATGATCCGCAATCGGCGATCTGATACGGGAATCGAATGGACTAAACGCCATGTAGAGACCATTCCTATCCACTTCTCAGAAGAAGAACGTGCACTGTACGATTCTGTTCAATCCTTAAGAGGATCAGAAGCCGGTCTCAGCTCCAGCCAATTCTCGTTAATGACACTTCAACGGGAAGCCTGCAGCAGCCGGGAAGCTGTATTCTATACACTCAGGAACATGCTTCAAAGGCAGGAAAATCCCTCTGTCGGATTCCAGAATACCATCGCCCAGCTGATCAAACGAGTAGAGGCCGTAACGAAGAATTCTAAAGCTGAAAAAGCACTTGAATTAATAAAGCAGATTGATGACAAAGTGATCATTTTTACAGAATACAGGGCAACTCAACTATACCTTCAATGGTTTTTGAAGCAGCATGGCATCACTTCTGTTCCCTTTCGAGGAGGATTCAAGCGAGGCAAAAAAGATTGGATGAGGGAGCTATTCCAGAAGAATGTCCAGGTCTTAATCGCAACGGAGGCTGGAGGCGAGGGAATTAACCTGCAATTCTGCAGCCACATCATCAACTTTGACCTTCCCTGGAATCCGATGAGACTAGAACAAAGAATTGGGAGGATTCATCGCCTTGGGCAGGAGAAAGATGTAAAAATATATAATTTTGCGACAAAAGATACGGTTGAAGAACATGTCCTGAAACTTCTATATGAAAAAATCAACCTGTTTGAAAAAGTCATCGGTGAACTTGATGATATTCTCACGAAATTGGAATTTGGCAATATCGAAGATCATTTGACCGATATTTTCGGTAAATCAAATTCTGAAGGTGAGATTCGGATCAAGATGGAGAATCTGACATCAATGATCCAGTTCGCAGAGGAAATGAAGGAGGGTAATCAGCGTGCAGCAACAGGAAATCCATAA
- a CDS encoding YqhG family protein: protein MQQQEIHNFLEKYFTANNCELMEKNMGYMTVQLTVDLDKELMNRPFYWHYLEKTGGVPNPMKLTFITNKQKAPDDIKGEVIHFGSPRLHQIFASTKNLAGYIRLYQNNQFPTQTPLIPWIGLNMKISYQCDRKRDVFHSIGLQLINGMMVEDFHAKILKLPLNSKIPDYAYTLSPLIKPKSGVNRIQSFLTTRVEQEDHTWAEEARKRWQKDLELLHHFYEDEEEESDSFKTEKAALQEQYEPKVNIEIVNGGLFYLTENAL, encoded by the coding sequence GTGCAGCAACAGGAAATCCATAATTTTCTCGAAAAATATTTTACAGCGAATAACTGTGAGTTAATGGAGAAGAACATGGGGTATATGACAGTCCAATTAACTGTTGATCTCGACAAGGAATTGATGAACCGCCCTTTTTACTGGCATTACCTAGAGAAAACCGGCGGCGTTCCCAATCCAATGAAGCTGACCTTCATTACCAATAAACAGAAGGCACCAGACGATATCAAGGGTGAGGTCATCCACTTTGGGTCACCTCGACTTCATCAAATCTTTGCATCGACAAAAAATCTTGCCGGATATATACGATTGTACCAAAATAACCAATTCCCTACCCAGACACCGCTTATACCCTGGATAGGTTTGAATATGAAAATATCGTATCAATGTGACAGGAAGCGGGATGTTTTCCATTCGATCGGCCTCCAGCTGATCAACGGGATGATGGTAGAAGACTTTCATGCCAAAATATTGAAGCTGCCGCTGAATTCAAAAATTCCGGATTATGCCTATACACTTTCTCCATTAATCAAGCCAAAAAGTGGTGTAAACAGGATCCAGTCTTTTTTAACAACAAGGGTAGAGCAAGAGGATCATACCTGGGCGGAAGAGGCAAGAAAACGCTGGCAGAAGGACCTGGAATTGCTCCATCACTTTTATGAAGACGAGGAAGAAGAGTCTGATAGCTTTAAAACTGAAAAAGCTGCATTACAGGAGCAATATGAACCGAAGGTCAATATCGAAATCGTCAACGGCGGATTATTTTATTTAACTGAAAATGCATTATGA
- a CDS encoding YqzE family protein: MKTNDYVKYLTQTVVKYIDQPKEERRKMKQAKKEAEATFLFRWFGILPFMLMSSIKKKKNK, from the coding sequence ATGAAAACAAATGATTATGTTAAATACCTTACCCAGACTGTTGTAAAATATATTGACCAACCGAAGGAAGAGCGCAGGAAGATGAAGCAGGCCAAAAAAGAAGCAGAAGCTACCTTTCTGTTCAGGTGGTTTGGTATCCTGCCGTTCATGTTGATGTCGAGCATAAAAAAGAAAAAGAACAAATAA
- a CDS encoding shikimate kinase has protein sequence MEAIYLIGFMGSGKTTVSQELSEKLELAIFDTDREIVKLAGKSINQIFALDGEEKFRVLESEVLHSMPLTDAVVSTGGGIIGSEKNRLFLKERMNVVFLNADFSTIMERLKDDDTRPLLSQDNLEAAEKLYNLRLPLYRETATIEVDASGKSVSLIANEIIQRMKK, from the coding sequence ATGGAAGCTATATATTTAATTGGGTTCATGGGGTCTGGCAAGACTACCGTATCACAGGAATTGTCCGAAAAGCTGGAATTGGCTATATTCGACACCGACCGGGAGATTGTCAAGTTGGCCGGCAAGTCAATAAATCAAATTTTCGCATTAGATGGTGAAGAGAAATTCCGTGTTCTGGAGTCTGAAGTTTTACATTCTATGCCTTTAACGGATGCTGTTGTCTCCACTGGAGGAGGAATTATTGGCTCGGAAAAGAACAGGTTGTTCTTAAAAGAAAGAATGAATGTAGTTTTCTTGAATGCAGATTTCAGCACCATTATGGAGAGGCTAAAAGATGATGATACCAGGCCGTTATTAAGTCAAGACAATCTGGAAGCTGCTGAAAAACTGTACAACCTTAGGCTGCCATTATACCGAGAGACTGCAACTATTGAGGTCGATGCATCCGGTAAATCAGTTTCTTTAATTGCCAATGAAATCATCCAGCGTATGAAAAAGTAA
- the comGG gene encoding competence type IV pilus minor pilin ComGG — protein sequence MLLISFYLLILTENYLAGKRFAKETETIRLQEYYLLSSSKQAEAILRDGFLPASGIMNYELGDVTFQKQAPSGSVEEVTFNLKLESGEKALGIGQYDKVTGAMVRWREKN from the coding sequence TTGCTCCTGATTTCGTTTTATTTGCTGATACTGACAGAGAATTACCTGGCAGGGAAAAGATTCGCGAAAGAAACAGAGACGATACGGCTGCAAGAATACTATTTGCTTAGTTCGTCCAAACAGGCTGAGGCCATACTACGGGATGGATTTTTGCCAGCTTCAGGAATTATGAACTATGAGTTAGGAGATGTTACATTTCAAAAACAAGCTCCATCAGGAAGTGTGGAGGAAGTGACCTTTAATCTTAAGCTTGAAAGTGGGGAGAAAGCTCTTGGCATTGGCCAATATGACAAGGTTACTGGTGCGATGGTAAGATGGAGGGAAAAGAACTGA
- the comGF gene encoding competence type IV pilus minor pilin ComGF encodes MAASMKSWSQRLRKILHGRFVFIMISLRGNIKNVLQQSERGFTMVEMLLSVLLFLLIASMLPLGMKIILDQRVADTVVKKMEWEVFSSQVKKEIRTAQQLTVQTDKLLMKVDGQFILYEKYGTSMRRRVNSQGHEILVQNLSSFSFGKIADGVEIKAKDIQGKDYSVRIHQFYQTGGVEP; translated from the coding sequence ATGGCGGCCAGTATGAAGTCGTGGTCACAAAGATTGAGGAAGATTCTTCATGGGAGGTTTGTATTCATTATGATATCGCTCAGAGGCAATATCAAAAATGTTCTACAGCAGAGTGAACGAGGCTTCACCATGGTTGAGATGCTATTATCTGTTCTGCTCTTTTTGCTGATCGCCTCGATGCTTCCGTTAGGTATGAAAATTATCCTTGATCAGCGTGTTGCTGATACTGTAGTAAAGAAAATGGAGTGGGAGGTCTTCAGCAGTCAGGTGAAAAAGGAAATACGAACAGCACAGCAATTGACTGTCCAAACTGATAAGCTTCTGATGAAGGTCGATGGACAATTCATTCTTTATGAAAAATATGGAACCAGTATGAGGAGGAGAGTGAATTCCCAGGGGCATGAAATCTTGGTGCAAAATCTATCAAGCTTCAGCTTTGGCAAAATAGCTGATGGTGTAGAGATAAAGGCTAAAGATATACAAGGAAAGGATTACTCTGTTAGGATTCACCAATTTTATCAAACCGGGGGTGTGGAACCATAA
- the comGD gene encoding competence type IV pilus minor pilin ComGD yields MNHSDGFTMVEMLIVLSAFLMLSLTSAFLFSPQKDILEKDLFFSQLKADLLYSQQYAISHQETITVHIMPENNYYYIRGTDYAAPYLAQRHYSPLIKLKKGTMNLLFHYMPDGNIDSFGSLYVTAGSKKFKLMFQIGKGRFYVLEE; encoded by the coding sequence ATGAACCACTCTGACGGTTTTACAATGGTCGAAATGCTGATTGTGCTTTCTGCCTTCCTGATGCTTTCCCTCACATCCGCATTCCTGTTTTCACCCCAAAAGGACATCCTTGAAAAGGATCTTTTCTTTTCGCAATTAAAAGCCGACCTTCTATACAGCCAGCAATATGCGATTTCCCATCAAGAAACAATAACTGTCCATATCATGCCGGAAAATAATTATTACTATATCCGTGGAACGGATTATGCTGCTCCATATTTGGCTCAGAGACATTATTCACCTCTAATCAAGTTGAAAAAAGGGACGATGAATCTACTATTTCACTATATGCCGGATGGGAATATCGATAGCTTCGGGTCTTTATATGTCACTGCGGGTTCGAAGAAATTTAAATTGATGTTCCAAATTGGAAAGGGCAGGTTTTATGTTCTGGAGGAATGA
- the comGC gene encoding competence type IV pilus major pilin ComGC → MKNQKGFTLIEMMIVLLVISVLLIITVPNISSHSSNINTKGCEAYMKMVEAQVQAYKIDKNKTPTFAELHGGGYLKSANEACPDGTLIEITTSGAVQKKSTTGTGG, encoded by the coding sequence ATGAAAAATCAAAAGGGTTTTACTTTAATAGAAATGATGATTGTTTTGCTCGTTATCTCTGTTCTGCTTATCATTACAGTCCCAAATATATCTTCACATAGTTCTAATATAAATACGAAAGGATGCGAGGCTTATATGAAGATGGTCGAGGCCCAGGTACAGGCGTATAAAATTGATAAAAATAAGACTCCTACCTTCGCCGAGCTTCATGGAGGTGGGTACTTAAAAAGTGCAAATGAAGCTTGTCCAGACGGAACCCTGATTGAAATTACTACATCAGGGGCAGTGCAAAAGAAATCAACGACTGGAACCGGCGGATGA